A genomic segment from Thermus sp. LT1-2-5 encodes:
- the yidD gene encoding membrane protein insertion efficiency factor YidD, translated as MRRLLVLLVKAYRRYVSPLKPKTCRFHPTCSAYALEALERHGAFWGSYLAARRILKCHPLHPGGVDPVPQVFPPRKEAGR; from the coding sequence GTGCGCAGGCTCCTCGTACTCCTGGTCAAGGCGTACCGCCGGTACGTTTCCCCCCTAAAGCCTAAGACCTGCCGGTTTCACCCCACCTGTTCCGCCTACGCCCTCGAGGCCCTGGAGCGCCACGGGGCCTTTTGGGGGAGCTATTTGGCGGCGCGGCGGATTCTGAAGTGCCACCCCTTGCACCCCGGTGGCGTTGACCCCGTGCCTCAGGTTTTCCCACCCAG